The following proteins come from a genomic window of Sardina pilchardus chromosome 1, fSarPil1.1, whole genome shotgun sequence:
- the LOC134087498 gene encoding protein NLRC3-like, with product MDFPQEGEGSVTGNQTGRTACAVSSHVSMKNEEPVTDGHQGVSTGRVLSYPRPQTHRAVSPVPSCMSMKSDWSMEHPNNFSSGPPQSDQKPQTHRPVSPVPSCVSMKSDWSMEHPNNFSSGPPLSDPNPQTHRPVSPVPSCVSMKSDWSMEHPNNFSSGPPQSDQKPQTHRPVSPVPSCMSMKSDWSMEHPNNFSSGPQSDQNPQTHRPVSPVPSCVSMKSDWSMEHPNNFSSGPPQSDQNPQTHRPVSPVPSCVSMKSDWSMEHPNNFSSGPPQSDQKDILTQDQSRCGVCEQLLRDPVIASCGHSFCRQCISSYWSQSGPSGDYSCPQCRKRPRTQPITNPDMTQPLYPSTDMAQPHLNPLTEITKPSIHCEMAQPPVHPPTSMAQPHQYTPSAMAQSMLCSPTAMAQPSLYQHTEMTLHLNPSANMAQVPPSPHTDRGQRPQYSNSAMGQHHYPHIQHPLYPHIHTAQISPQPPLDEHTVKRASTHLQTEHAPVKRAKLTDDHVLNRVVMTHKAIMKRRFESICEGIIRSETQTPLNKIYTELYITEGESEGVNNEHEVWQVESASRPQTTEDASINCNDIFKPLPGQKRHIKTVMTKGIAGIGKTVSVQKFILDWAEGKANQDVDFMCVLPFRELNLVKHDQYSLHRLLLDFHPELRELQDGEYKDCHIVFIFDGLDESRLPLNFQGNQKLSDVTQTSSVDVLMTSLIHGTLLSSALIWITSRPAATSQIPSQCISQVTEVRGFNDPQKEEYFRKRISDQNQANRIISHIKESRSLHIMCHMPVFCWISATVLQQILEQDDGKEAPKTLTEMFIHFLLIQTTRKNQKYQEESEADQQRLLESHKGVILKLAELAFKHLENGNLMFYEEDLRECGIDVSEASVYSGMCTEIFREECVFHHKKVYCFVHLSIQEFLSAIFVFHTYISRHLEALKLFLSEKDRNLKASLPLHVLLKSAMDKALGSKNGHLDLFLRFLVGISLESNQALLTGVLTNTHSSSESIKKTCLYIKRLRRDDLSPERCINLFHCLFEMNDHSVHKKIQKYLKSPNGLSDALTPAHCSALAHMLLMSEEVLDEFDLSKYKTSEEGQRRLVPAVRCCRKAL from the exons aTGGATTTCCCTCAAGAGGGAGAGGGTTCTGTCACTGGAAATCAGACAGGCAGAACAGCATGTGCTGTGTCCAGCCACGTGTCCATGAAAAATGAGGAGCCCGtcactgatgggcatcagggggtcagcacaggaagagtgctgtcttatccaag accacagacacacagagcagtgtctccagtgcccagctgtatgtccatgaagagtgattggTCCATGGAACACCCTAacaatttcagcagtggaccaccacagtctgatcaAAA accacagacacacagaccagtgtctccagtgcccagctgtgtgtccatgaagagtgattggTCCATGGAACACCCTAacaatttcagcagtggaccaccactgtctgatccaaa cccacagacacacagaccagtgtctccagtgcccagctgtgtgtccatgaagagtgattggTCCATGGAACACCCTAacaatttcagcagtggaccaccacagtctgatcaAAA accacagacacacagaccagtgtctccagtgcccagctgtatgtccatgaagagtgattggTCCATGGAACACCCTAacaatttcagcagtggaccacagtCTGATCAAAA cccacagacacacagaccagtgtctccagtgcccagctgtgtgtccatgaagagtgattggTCCATGGAACACCCTAacaatttcagcagtggaccaccacagtctgatcaAAA cccacagacacacagaccagtgtctccagtgcccagctgtgtgtccatgaagagtgattggTCCATGGAACACCCTAacaatttcagcagtggaccaccacagtctgatcaAAA GGACATCCTGACCCAGGATCAGtccaggtgtggagtgtgtgagcagctgcTGAGGGACCCGGTCATCGCcagctgtggacacagtttctgcaggcagtgcatcagcagctactggagccaatctggtccatcaggagactacagctgcccccagtgcagaaAGAGACCCAGAACACAACCCATTACAAACCCTGACATGACTCAACCACTGTACCCAtctacagacatggcacaacctcacctaaACCCACTAACAGAAATTACAAAGCCCTCGATACACTGTGAAATGGCACAACCACCTGTGCATCCACCTACAtccatggcacaacctcaccaATACACACCTTCAGCCATGGCACAATCAATGTTATGTTCacctacagccatggcacagCCTTCGTTGTACCAACACACTGAAATGACACTTCATCTGAACCCATCTGCAAACATGGCACAAGTTcctccatccccacacacagacagggggcaGCGTCCTCAGTACTCAAACTCAGCCATGGGGCAGCATCATTATCCACACATCCAGCACCCTCtttatccacacatccacacggcACAGATCTCTCCACAGCCTCCCTTAGATGAGCACACAGTCAAGAGAGCCAGCACCCATCTGCAAACTGAGCATGCTCCAGTCAAAAGGGCCAAGCTAACAG ATGATCATGTTCTGAACAGAGTAGTGATGACCCATAAAGCCATcatgaagaggaggtttgagagcaTATGTGAAGGCATCATAAGGTCAGAGACTCAAACACCCCTgaacaagatctacacagagctctacatcacagagggagagagtgaaggggtgaataatgagcatgaggtttggcaggtcGAGTCAGCATCCAGGCCACAAACGACAGAAGACGCATCAATCAACTGCAatgacatcttcaagcccttacctggacaAAAAAGACACATCAAAACTGTGATGACCAAGGGgattgctggcattggaaaaaccgtctcagtgcagaagttcatccttGACTGGGCAGAGGGGAAAGCTAACCAGGATGTAgatttcatgtgtgtgcttccgttccgtgagctgaatttggttaaacatgatcagtacagtcttcacaggctcctgcttgacttccaccctgagcttaGAGAGCTACAGGATGGTGAATACAAAGACTGCCacattgtgttcatctttgatgggcTGGATGAGAGTCGACTTCCACTGAATTTCCAAGGGAACCAGAAGTTGTCTGATGTAACACAAACATCATCGGTGGATGTGCTGATGACGAGCCTCATTCATGGAACTCTTCTTTCCTCAGCtctcatctggataacctcccgaccagcagcaaCCAGTCAGATCCCTTCTCAGTGCATCAGTCAGGTGACAGAAGTACGAGGGTTCAATGACCCGcagaaggaagagtacttcaggaagaggatcagtgaCCAGAATCAAGCCAACAGAATCATTTCACATATTAAGGAATCTAGGAGTCttcacatcatgtgccacatgccagtcttctgttggatctcagccactgtccttcagcagatactggaacaggatgatgggaaggaagcccccaaaactctgactgagatgttcatacacttcctgctcatccagaccaccagGAAGAATCAGAAGTATCAAGAGGAAAGTGAGGCAGATCAACAGAGGCTCCTGGAATCacataagggtgtcatattgaaactggcagagctggctttcaagcatctggagaatggcaatctcatgttctatgaggaagacctgagagagtgtggcattgatgtcagtgaagctTCAGTCTAttctggcatgtgcactgagatcttcagggaggaatgtgtgtttcacCACAAGAAGGTttactgctttgtgcatctgagcattcaGGAGTTTTTGTCAGCCATTTTTGTGTTTCATACCTACATATCCAGACATCTGGAGGCACTGAAACTATTTCTCagtgaaaaagacagaaacCTGAAAGCTTCCCTTCCTTTGCATGTTCTGTTGAAGAGTGCTATGGACAAAGCTTTGGGCAGCAAGAATGGACACCTGGACCTATTCCTCCGCTTCCTTGTTGGCATTTCACTTGAAAGCAACCAGGCCCTTTTGACAGGCgtgctgacaaacacacacagcagctcagagaGCATCAAGAAAACATGTCTGTACATCAAGAGGCTCAGGAGGGATGACTTGTCTCCTGAAAGATGCATCAATCTGTTCCActgtttatttgaaatgaatgatcatTCTGTACATAAAAAAATTCAGAAATATCTGAAATCTCCTAATGGCTTATCAGATGCATTGACACCTgcccactgttcagcactggcccacatgctactgatgtctgaggaggtgctggatgagtttgacttgagcaaatacaaaacatcagaggagggacagaggagaCTGGTGCCAGCTGTGAGATGCTGCAGGAAGGCTCTGTAA